From Candidatus Hydrogenedentota bacterium, one genomic window encodes:
- a CDS encoding type II toxin-antitoxin system VapC family toxin produces the protein MKPTVYIETSVISYLTSRPSRDLIAAARQEVTQRWWVDSAQAFELVTSEIVTLEASRGDLNAAQQRIAALSGCKLLDVSEAARLLARAILDDGILPTNSGADALHIAVASIHRAEFLLTWNYRHIANATLRKRMNSIIERSGYECPVICSPEELMEH, from the coding sequence CCACAGTGTACATCGAAACGAGTGTAATTAGTTACTTGACCAGTCGCCCGAGCAGGGACCTGATTGCCGCCGCGCGCCAGGAAGTGACCCAGCGCTGGTGGGTAGATTCCGCCCAAGCCTTTGAATTGGTCACTTCGGAAATTGTCACACTGGAAGCATCGAGAGGGGATCTGAACGCAGCGCAGCAGCGGATTGCGGCACTTTCCGGGTGCAAGCTCCTGGATGTGAGCGAAGCGGCTCGATTATTGGCGCGGGCCATCCTCGATGACGGTATCCTCCCGACAAACTCTGGGGCAGATGCCCTCCACATTGCGGTCGCTTCGATCCATCGCGCTGAATTCTTGCTTACCTGGAACTACCGGCATATCGCAAACGCAACGCTCCGAAAGCGCATGAATTCCATTATCGAACGCTCTGGTTACGAATGCCCGGTTATCTGTAGTCCCGAAGAACTTATGGAGCATTAA